In Candidatus Eisenbacteria bacterium, the following are encoded in one genomic region:
- a CDS encoding SEC59/DGK1/VTE5 family protein: protein MSLIAEAKRKAIHFATSWVPLAYYIIPEEAGKVALLAAATVILTLDVLRLHEPRMKNLFHRFFGELVREHERDTLLGATSLVISGLLTAYCFEKSIVVASLLFLTVGDTTAAMIGKTYGRTPIFGKTFEGSLACFLSCLVMAMVVPGIPLFVGIAGALTATFFELLPIPIDDNFRIPLAAGFMMQFLMPH from the coding sequence ATGTCACTCATCGCAGAGGCAAAGAGAAAGGCCATTCATTTCGCAACATCCTGGGTGCCGCTGGCCTACTACATAATACCGGAGGAGGCAGGGAAGGTGGCCCTTCTCGCCGCCGCTACGGTGATTCTCACTCTAGACGTCCTCAGGCTGCACGAACCTAGGATGAAGAACCTGTTCCACAGGTTCTTCGGCGAGCTCGTGCGCGAGCACGAGAGAGATACCCTCTTGGGAGCGACTTCGCTGGTCATCTCGGGCTTACTTACGGCATACTGTTTTGAGAAGAGCATTGTTGTTGCGAGCCTGCTATTTCTCACCGTCGGCGACACGACCGCTGCGATGATAGGCAAGACTTATGGAAGGACACCGATATTCGGGAAGACCTTCGAAGGGAGTCTGGCCTGTTTTCTCTCCTGTTTGGTGATGGCTATGGTCGTGCCAGGTATTCCTCTGTTTGTGGGAATAGCTGGGGCATTGACGGCGACGTTTTTTGAGTTGCTGCCCATTCCCATTGATGACAACTTCCGTATTCCACTTGCGGCCGGGTTCATGATGCAGTTCTTGATGCCGCACTAG
- a CDS encoding PQQ-binding-like beta-propeller repeat protein, with the protein MKSSKIIVTTHGMSKAEARPLLFLETGRGGRADEAFFLLCEASPGGRRVFQESVAQFKRGDRIRTPEQYVEVVCEIASSCEELLGGPSISFAAGFVRGEESWWTAGGELSIALISADGNVTCSEEKRGAWRLEPGGKLVAGGREALCRLGEGQATFGRATDVAGLGPAIVVESVGVAPLESARRKRESSKSFSLGVNARIASNARGTLNACATRMRGWIPERLKTLKLSPVGWISLLGTVAVIIALLLTAWPSSKKTSRDLREKRAPARETAAIAPSEMAGEVSGSSRGSPGELSLSLKWKRGFRGAVTSSPAVNDGRVYFGCRDGRLYCLDAGSGEEAWKFTAGAGIGASPAVSGGRVFVGAYNGSFWCIDARSGQKVWEFKAGAKIVSSPCVASGSVLFGSHDRNLYCVAGKDGKLRWKYEAAGVVWSSPRVEKGRVFFGSADGSFYCLSLDSGKLIWKYAAAGGIYSSPAVSEGVVCFGSNARRFHFLDASTGKVLFTTDAGRDVRASPVMLGTTAYGASDDGVVRCINVKERTVSWTFSAERSVRSTPLVLEGVVYVTSYDGKLYALEASSGKKMASYDAGAEIYSSPAVSGNMVYFGANNGGFYCLQIASSR; encoded by the coding sequence ATGAAATCTAGCAAGATTATTGTGACAACGCACGGGATGTCCAAGGCGGAAGCAAGGCCTCTGCTGTTTCTGGAAACGGGGAGGGGAGGGAGAGCAGACGAAGCGTTCTTTCTCTTGTGTGAGGCATCGCCCGGCGGGCGTCGGGTCTTTCAGGAGAGCGTTGCTCAATTCAAGAGAGGGGATAGGATCAGAACTCCCGAGCAGTACGTCGAGGTTGTGTGCGAAATTGCGTCGTCCTGTGAGGAGCTGTTGGGCGGGCCTTCGATCTCGTTCGCGGCGGGATTCGTGAGGGGAGAGGAGTCCTGGTGGACGGCCGGCGGCGAGTTGTCAATCGCACTGATCTCCGCGGATGGAAACGTGACTTGTTCCGAAGAGAAGCGGGGTGCGTGGCGTTTGGAACCCGGAGGGAAACTGGTAGCCGGCGGGCGTGAGGCTCTCTGCAGATTGGGCGAAGGCCAGGCGACATTTGGGCGCGCTACGGACGTGGCTGGACTCGGGCCCGCGATCGTCGTCGAATCCGTGGGCGTCGCTCCGCTGGAGAGCGCTCGTCGCAAGCGAGAGTCCTCCAAATCGTTTTCGCTCGGAGTGAATGCACGAATCGCATCGAATGCACGCGGTACATTGAATGCGTGCGCTACGAGGATGCGGGGGTGGATTCCGGAGAGACTCAAGACCCTGAAGTTGAGCCCGGTCGGCTGGATCTCGCTGTTGGGAACGGTCGCAGTCATCATTGCACTCTTGCTCACGGCTTGGCCCTCGTCGAAAAAAACGAGTCGCGATCTTCGGGAGAAGAGGGCTCCCGCTCGGGAGACTGCCGCAATAGCACCCTCTGAGATGGCCGGAGAGGTTTCCGGCTCCTCTCGCGGTTCCCCCGGAGAGTTGAGCCTTTCTCTCAAATGGAAGAGAGGATTTCGGGGCGCCGTCACGTCTTCGCCTGCCGTGAATGACGGGAGAGTCTATTTCGGATGCAGGGACGGCCGGCTCTATTGCCTGGACGCAGGCAGCGGCGAAGAGGCCTGGAAATTCACCGCGGGCGCGGGCATCGGTGCGAGTCCTGCCGTTTCGGGTGGCAGAGTTTTCGTGGGTGCTTACAACGGGAGCTTCTGGTGCATTGACGCTCGCTCGGGGCAGAAGGTCTGGGAATTCAAGGCCGGTGCGAAGATTGTGTCTTCTCCCTGCGTCGCTTCGGGAAGCGTTCTGTTCGGGTCACATGATAGGAACCTATACTGTGTGGCCGGAAAGGACGGCAAGCTTCGCTGGAAATATGAAGCCGCCGGTGTGGTGTGGAGCTCGCCGCGCGTGGAAAAAGGAAGGGTCTTTTTCGGTTCGGCGGACGGTAGCTTCTATTGTCTCTCCTTGGACTCGGGCAAGTTGATCTGGAAGTACGCCGCGGCGGGTGGAATCTACTCTTCTCCGGCAGTGAGCGAAGGTGTTGTGTGCTTCGGCTCAAACGCACGACGGTTTCATTTTCTCGACGCTTCGACCGGGAAGGTGCTCTTCACCACGGATGCCGGCCGAGACGTGCGAGCCTCACCGGTCATGTTGGGGACGACGGCGTACGGAGCCTCGGACGATGGGGTCGTGAGGTGCATCAACGTCAAGGAGCGAACAGTGAGCTGGACGTTCAGCGCCGAGAGAAGCGTGCGTTCGACGCCACTCGTCCTCGAGGGAGTAGTCTACGTCACTTCATACGACGGGAAGCTCTACGCACTCGAGGCCTCCTCAGGAAAGAAAATGGCTTCGTACGATGCCGGCGCGGAGATATATTCCAGCCCCGCGGTCTCAGGGAACATGGTTTACTTCGGGGCCAACAACGGTGGCTTTTACTGTCTGCAGATCGCATCCTCCAGGTGA
- the secA gene encoding preprotein translocase subunit SecA → MFESILSKIFGTKHDRDIKLMAPLVEDINRVWQSLSGLTDEALAAKTEDFKQRLKQGATLDEILPEAFAVVKEVCKRLVGRSWTVCGQTIHWDMVPYDVQLVGAVVLNQGKIAEMATGEGKTLVATMPLYLNALTGEGVHLVTVNDYLAKRDSEWMGQIYKFLDLTVGCIQNEMDSTERRAQYGCDITYGTNNEFGFDYLRDNMAIRLEDRVQRGHHYAIVDEVDSVLVDEARTPLIISGSVSHSTQRYSELKPEVERLVRNQTVLANQLVTEAEEILKNGGDAYVAGVKLLQVQRGAPKNRRFLKLMADGSLKKLIGRVEADFLREKKLNEIDEDLHYSIDEKSHSVSLSEKGRESLSPKGRSIFLLPDLSEDLGKVSQDESLSEKEKAEKKEELYRHNAEMSEKIHNIYQLLKAYSLFEKDVEYVVKDGKVLIVDEFTGRLMPGRRYSDGLHQALEAKEDVEVEGETQTLATITLQNYFRMYEKLAGMTGTAETEAGEFFQIYKLDVVVIPTNEPVRRLDYQDAIFRTRREKFNRAIDEIEELHKKGRPVLVGTVSVEVSETLSRLLKRKGIDHAVLNAKYHQAEAEIIVKAGRAGAVTIATNMAGRGTDIKLGAGVVKCDRCCIECDEDCSTCTQGKRREECLARTDCGLHIIGTERHESRRIDRQLRGRSGRQGDPGSSRFYLSLEDDLMRLFGSDRIASVMSRLGVQDGEVIQHPLVTRAIERAQKRVEAYNFDIRKHLLEYDDVMNQQREVIYARRLKVLEGEDLSQEVKEMIADFVEEGVEESVDARRPSEDWDLSALAVELSTVFLVDFNLKQFQERRSDKGEVFEYCLERANGAYVAREKELGPELMRQLERLVLMSVIDDKWRDHLYEIDQMKEGIGLRAYGQKDPLIEYKSEGFKMFVEMSGTITRDSLRLLMRADVRRAPEPRRQAQPVAVASHPETSAFAGAAVRGAPPEELARAQRATPVQRSVPKAGRNDPCPCGSGKKYKKCCLPKEEA, encoded by the coding sequence GTGTTTGAATCCATTCTCTCGAAGATATTTGGAACAAAGCACGACCGAGACATCAAGCTGATGGCTCCGTTGGTCGAGGACATCAACCGCGTGTGGCAGAGCCTATCCGGGCTAACTGACGAAGCTCTAGCCGCTAAGACCGAAGACTTCAAGCAGAGACTTAAGCAGGGCGCGACCCTGGACGAAATACTCCCCGAGGCCTTCGCAGTGGTGAAGGAAGTCTGTAAGAGGCTCGTCGGCAGGTCGTGGACGGTGTGCGGGCAGACCATCCACTGGGACATGGTTCCCTACGACGTCCAGCTCGTAGGGGCGGTCGTTCTGAATCAGGGGAAAATCGCCGAGATGGCGACGGGTGAGGGGAAGACTCTCGTTGCCACGATGCCGCTCTATCTAAATGCCCTGACGGGCGAGGGCGTTCACCTCGTGACGGTGAACGATTATCTCGCTAAGCGCGACAGCGAATGGATGGGCCAAATCTACAAGTTTCTGGACCTCACGGTCGGATGTATCCAGAACGAAATGGATTCCACCGAGCGCCGCGCTCAGTACGGGTGCGACATCACGTACGGTACGAACAACGAGTTCGGTTTCGACTACTTGCGCGACAACATGGCGATCCGGCTGGAGGATCGCGTTCAAAGGGGTCACCACTATGCAATCGTCGACGAGGTGGACAGCGTGCTCGTCGATGAGGCCAGGACGCCTCTCATAATCTCGGGCAGCGTCTCCCATTCCACGCAGAGATATTCCGAGCTGAAACCCGAAGTCGAGCGTCTGGTGAGAAACCAGACCGTTCTTGCAAACCAACTCGTGACGGAAGCCGAAGAGATACTCAAGAATGGCGGAGATGCTTACGTGGCGGGAGTGAAGCTCCTTCAGGTCCAGAGGGGGGCGCCCAAGAACAGGAGATTCCTGAAGCTCATGGCGGACGGAAGCCTCAAGAAACTCATAGGGAGGGTGGAGGCGGATTTCTTGAGGGAAAAGAAACTCAACGAGATCGACGAGGACCTCCATTACAGCATCGACGAGAAGTCACACAGCGTTTCCCTGAGCGAAAAGGGCAGGGAAAGTCTCTCGCCCAAGGGGCGAAGTATCTTCCTGCTGCCTGACCTGAGCGAGGACCTGGGCAAGGTGTCGCAGGACGAAAGTCTTTCTGAGAAAGAAAAGGCGGAGAAAAAGGAAGAACTATACAGGCATAACGCGGAGATGAGCGAGAAGATCCACAACATCTATCAGCTTCTCAAGGCCTATTCTCTGTTCGAAAAGGACGTGGAGTACGTCGTCAAGGATGGAAAGGTCTTGATAGTGGATGAGTTCACTGGAAGGCTCATGCCCGGAAGGCGCTACAGCGACGGGCTCCATCAGGCCCTGGAGGCCAAGGAAGACGTGGAGGTGGAGGGAGAAACTCAGACGCTGGCCACAATCACGCTGCAGAATTATTTCAGGATGTACGAGAAGCTCGCCGGAATGACCGGCACCGCCGAGACAGAAGCGGGAGAGTTTTTTCAAATCTACAAGCTCGACGTCGTCGTAATCCCCACGAACGAGCCGGTGAGAAGGCTCGACTACCAGGACGCCATATTCCGAACGAGGCGTGAGAAATTCAATCGAGCCATCGACGAGATAGAGGAGTTGCACAAGAAGGGGCGCCCCGTTCTGGTTGGAACCGTGAGCGTCGAGGTGTCCGAGACGTTGAGCAGATTGCTCAAGAGGAAGGGGATAGACCACGCCGTGCTCAACGCCAAGTACCACCAAGCCGAAGCCGAGATCATTGTGAAGGCGGGGCGGGCAGGCGCGGTGACCATCGCGACCAACATGGCGGGCCGAGGCACGGACATCAAGTTGGGCGCAGGCGTCGTCAAGTGTGACCGATGCTGCATCGAGTGCGACGAGGACTGTTCGACGTGTACGCAGGGAAAGAGGCGCGAGGAGTGTCTCGCCCGGACTGACTGCGGCCTCCACATCATCGGGACGGAGAGGCACGAAAGTAGAAGAATTGACAGACAGCTTCGCGGTAGAAGCGGAAGACAGGGAGACCCGGGCTCTTCACGATTTTACCTTTCGCTCGAAGACGACCTCATGAGGCTTTTCGGCTCGGACAGAATAGCCAGCGTGATGAGCAGACTTGGCGTGCAAGACGGTGAAGTCATTCAGCATCCTCTCGTGACCAGGGCCATCGAGAGAGCCCAGAAGCGTGTGGAGGCGTACAATTTCGACATAAGGAAACACTTGCTCGAGTACGACGACGTCATGAACCAGCAGAGGGAGGTCATCTACGCCAGAAGGCTCAAGGTGCTGGAAGGTGAAGACCTTTCTCAAGAAGTGAAGGAAATGATTGCCGATTTCGTCGAGGAAGGCGTTGAGGAATCCGTAGACGCACGGCGCCCTTCCGAGGACTGGGACCTTTCGGCGCTGGCAGTCGAACTGAGCACCGTCTTCCTTGTCGATTTCAACCTGAAGCAGTTCCAGGAGAGGCGTTCGGATAAGGGGGAGGTTTTCGAGTATTGCCTCGAGCGTGCGAACGGGGCCTACGTTGCGAGAGAAAAAGAGCTCGGCCCGGAACTGATGAGACAACTGGAACGACTCGTTCTTATGAGCGTGATCGACGACAAATGGAGAGACCACCTTTACGAGATCGATCAAATGAAGGAGGGCATCGGGCTCAGGGCATACGGACAGAAGGACCCGCTCATTGAATACAAGTCCGAGGGGTTCAAGATGTTCGTTGAGATGAGCGGCACCATCACGCGCGACTCGTTGAGATTGTTGATGAGGGCCGACGTGAGGAGGGCCCCCGAGCCGCGCAGGCAGGCACAGCCTGTCGCCGTCGCTTCGCACCCGGAGACTTCAGCGTTTGCGGGGGCGGCCGTCAGAGGCGCGCCGCCGGAGGAACTCGCACGGGCCCAGAGGGCGACGCCCGTACAGCGGAGCGTGCCAAAGGCCGGAAGGAACGATCCGTGCCCATGCGGCAGTGGGAAGAAGTACAAGAAGTGTTGCTTGCCGAAGGAAGAGGCGTAG